The following are encoded together in the Rubidibacter lacunae KORDI 51-2 genome:
- a CDS encoding Dyp-type peroxidase, with protein MLNFVENGRFIDRDEASHIDLFDVQGNLVKAYGRFEFTKARYIFYRILGEGGSQGRAFVRDLVPEITNGAAWDKRNEVRIPPVTTNIAFTFTGLKNLGLPLKSLKSFPPEFMMGMKARRDILGDDGPSAPEHWDPIWQQETPVDIMVWINARKSEQLETRYQEICGIVDRYDEVEQVIGHRSSTGENLPYQDAAALLDADGSPTSKEHFGYVDGISEPYFKGSCRNSAAVVGGGKLTRTRGNPKTSEGWEPLETGEFILGYRDEAEEYPVAPIPRLLSLNGTFLVYRKLHQNVMSFRSYIDKVGQYYPDGKTALMAKFSGRWPNGAPLALFPTEKEADDHMRELHEARENSDPKFYELRQKLEAFNFDDDLEGSRCPVSSHTRRTNPRGSLEFGKEAFETPGALIDRRRLLRRGLPYGKVDDPARDDGDHGIIFMALGASIERQFEFVQQQWINYGNDFKLANERDPLLGNHGTIADGKGGRMVIEGEKGKRIPFFCANMPRFVETRGGDYFFLPSITGVRMIGEGIIDPT; from the coding sequence ATGCTCAATTTTGTTGAAAATGGTCGCTTCATTGACCGCGATGAAGCAAGTCACATCGACCTCTTTGACGTGCAAGGCAATCTCGTCAAAGCCTATGGGCGCTTTGAATTTACGAAAGCACGCTACATTTTTTATCGTATCCTGGGTGAGGGCGGGAGCCAAGGACGAGCCTTTGTTCGCGACCTAGTGCCAGAGATTACTAATGGTGCTGCTTGGGATAAGCGCAACGAGGTGAGAATTCCTCCTGTAACAACAAATATTGCCTTCACCTTTACCGGCCTCAAAAACCTAGGTTTGCCATTAAAATCGCTGAAGAGTTTCCCGCCCGAATTTATGATGGGCATGAAGGCCCGCAGAGATATTCTAGGGGATGATGGTCCGAGCGCGCCAGAGCATTGGGATCCTATTTGGCAACAAGAAACACCGGTGGATATCATGGTTTGGATCAATGCCAGAAAAAGCGAGCAACTTGAAACTCGCTATCAGGAAATATGCGGTATTGTCGATAGATATGATGAGGTCGAACAAGTAATCGGTCATCGCAGCTCGACTGGAGAAAACTTGCCCTATCAAGATGCAGCAGCGCTGCTGGATGCCGATGGTTCTCCCACCTCAAAAGAGCACTTTGGTTATGTCGATGGCATTAGTGAGCCTTACTTCAAAGGCAGCTGTCGCAATTCGGCTGCAGTTGTTGGAGGTGGTAAACTCACGCGCACGCGCGGCAATCCCAAAACCTCTGAGGGCTGGGAGCCACTTGAAACAGGTGAATTTATCCTGGGCTACCGTGATGAAGCAGAAGAATATCCAGTTGCACCAATTCCGCGTTTGTTGTCACTTAACGGTACTTTCCTGGTGTACCGTAAGTTACATCAGAATGTAATGTCTTTTCGGAGCTATATCGACAAAGTCGGCCAATACTACCCAGATGGTAAAACTGCATTAATGGCCAAATTTTCCGGACGCTGGCCAAATGGCGCACCTTTAGCATTGTTCCCCACCGAGAAAGAAGCTGACGATCATATGAGGGAATTGCACGAGGCAAGGGAGAATAGCGATCCCAAGTTTTATGAATTGCGGCAGAAGCTGGAGGCGTTTAATTTCGATGACGATCTCGAAGGCAGTCGTTGCCCGGTGAGTTCCCATACACGCCGTACTAATCCTCGTGGGTCGTTAGAATTCGGCAAGGAAGCTTTTGAGACGCCGGGAGCATTGATCGATCGCCGCCGACTGCTCCGACGGGGATTGCCATACGGCAAAGTTGACGATCCGGCCCGCGACGATGGCGACCACGGTATTATTTTTATGGCTCTGGGGGCGAGCATCGAGAGACAGTTTGAATTCGTACAACAACAGTGGATCAACTATGGCAATGATTTTAAATTAGCCAACGAAAGAGATCCTCTCTTGGGTAACCACGGTACGATCGCTGATGGGAAAGGGGGTCGTATGGTCATTGAAGGCGAGAAGGGCAAGCGCATACCGTTCTTTTGTGCTAATATGCCACGCTTTGTGGAAACTCGCGGGGGTGATTATTTCTTTTTGCCAAGCATAACTG